In Drosophila bipectinata strain 14024-0381.07 chromosome 2R, DbipHiC1v2, whole genome shotgun sequence, one genomic interval encodes:
- the ClC-b gene encoding H(+)/Cl(-) exchange transporter 7, with product MSDKRTLIDLNDETSDDEEIASPGAVGYAKKPEEIVHSNLNEDVPQTSSSVMGVNNNSGNYLLNVENDHPPLPVEEENAQINENITNGDATSNGRIIPESEPIFHLRSRTAAASTPNYESLDYEVCENVLFQDEQKKRLTERFSPRKGVIRWIIFIQIGIITALIACTIDIIIEELSELKYTFLKNSVDENVPLSDASGRDLVIPFLYWILLSVVPVVIGAAMVTYIEPITAGSGIPQVKSYLNGVKIPRIVRIKTLAVKAIGVITSVVGGLAGGKEGPMIHAGAVVAAGISQGKSTTFVKDFRIFKAFRDDHEKRDFVLGGGAAGVSAAFGAPIGGMLFSLEEAASFWNQNLIWRTLVASIISVFTLNIVLSAYHGLNDFTFTGLFNLGKFDQPLKFDYFELPIFMLLGVIGGLLGAAWNCLNTKINAFRKRFIPWKFTKIIEAAVVAMFGVTLACLMIYFINDCRPLGNDPTVHPVQLFCEDNEYNAVASLWFQTPEATVRSLFHDPPGSHKITTLTLFTVIYYVLSCVTFGLNVSLGVFIPTALVGAAWGRLLAMLAFYLFPQANFLHPGKYALIGAAANLGGVLRMTISLSVILMETTGVETSFFFPLIIALISAKWVGDYFNEGIYDTQIEVNHVPILPWEPLPQYKGLTAREIMSRPVVCIKLKDKAHYIYKVLKNCDHNGFPVVDNVPDVRRSEGRVCGIILRSQLIVILLKSLYVENKQFWLPETTIQTFRDVYPRYPSIKSVRKLGRKENYTVDLSMFMNPSPVRVNPHDSVPRIFQIFRALGLRHLLVINNENRVAGIITRRDFIYK from the exons ATGTCCGATAAAAGGACTCTGATAGATTTAAATGATGAAACTAGTGACGATGAAGAGATTGCATCCCCGGGTGCAGTGGGCTATGCTAAGAAACCGGAGGAGATAGTGCATTCCAATTTGAACGAAGATGTCCCCCAAACTAGTTCTTCAGTTATGGGGGTAAACAATAATTCGGGGAACTACCTATTAAACGTAGAGAACGATCATCCACCTTTGCCAGTGGAGGAGGAAAATGCTCAAATTAACGAAAAC ATCACAAATGGGGATGCGACGAGTAATGGTCGAATCATACCCGAGTCGGAGCCCATTTTTCATCTTCGATCCCGCACAGCAGCCGCTTCCACGCCCAACTACGAG AGCCTGGACTATGAAGTTTGCGAAAACGTGCTGTTCCAAGATGAGCAAAAAAAACGGCTCACCGAAAGATTCTCGCCTCGCAAGGGCGTCATACGATGGATAATCTTCATACAGATTGGCATTATTACAGCATTAATCGCCTGTACGATAGACATTATCATTGAAGAGCTATCTGAGCTAAAGTACACCTTTCTAAAAAATT CTGTGGACGAAAATGTGCCTCTCAGCGACGCCAGTGGTAGGGATTTGGTGATCCCCTTTTTGTACTGGATCCTGTTAAGCGTTGTGCCTGTGGTTATTGGAGCTGCCATGGTCACCTACATTGAGCCCATTACCGCTGGCAGTGGCATTCCTCAGGTTAAGAGCTACCTCAATGGCGTTAAAATACCCCGAATTGTCAGGATTAAAACCCTGGCGGTCAAGGCCATCGGTGTAATAACATCTGTAGTGGGCGGTCTGGCTGGAGGCAAGGAGGGACCCATGATACACGCTGGAGCGGTGGTGGCCGCCGGAATATCCCAAGGAAAAAGTACAACCTTTGTTAAGGactttcgcatctttaaagcTTTCCGGGACGATCATGAAAAGCGAGACTTTGTGCTGGGTGGCGGAGCGGCAGGAGTTTCAGCCGCTTTTGGAGCACCCATTGGAGGCATGCTGTTCTCTCTGGAGGAGGCGGCCAGCTTTTGGAACCAGAATCTCATTTGGCGCACCCTGGTGGCCTCCATCATCAGTGTGTTCACCTTGAACATCGTGCTCTCGGCCTACCATGGTCTCAATGACTTTACGTTTACGGGTCTCTTCAATTTGGGAAAGTTCGATCAGCCTCTCAAGTTCGATTACTTTGAGCTGCCCATCTTTATGCTGCTCGGTGTGATCGGAGGATTATTGGGAGCTGCCTGGAACTGTTTGAACACCAAAATCAATGCCTTTAGGAAGCGGTTTATACCTTggaaatttacaaaaatcaTAGAAGCGGCTGTGGTGGCCATGTTTGGTGTCACTCTGGCATGCCTCATGATTTATTTCATCAATGATTGCCGACCCCTCGGTAACGATCCAACCGTGCATCCTGTTCAGCTTTTCTGCGAGGACAACGAGTACAATGCAGTGGCCTCCCTGTGGTTCCAAACGCCTGAGGCCACTGTTCGATCGCTGTTTCATGATCCACCAG GATCTCATAAAATAACCACGCTGACCCTCTTTACGGTTATATACTATGTGTTATCCTGTGTAACCTTTGGTCTCAATGTCTCGCTGGGTGTTTTCATTCCCACCGCTCTGGTGGGAGCAGCTTGGGGCCGTCTTCTGGCCATGCTGGCTTTCTATCTTTTCCCACAGGCG AATTTCCTGCATCCTGGAAAGTATGCTCTGATTGGGGCCGCCGCCAATTTGGGCGGTGTCCTCCGGATGACCATCAGTTTGTCGGTCATCTTGATGGAAACGACTGGTGTGGAAACGTCCTTCTTCTTTCCTCTCATCATTGCCCTGATTAGTGCCAAATGGGTGGGCGACTACTTCAACGAGGGCATCTACGACACGCAAATAGAAGTGAACCATGTACCGATCCTGCCCTGGGAACCGCTGCCCCAATACAAGGGACTGACCGCCAGGGAAATAATGAGTAGACCCGTGGTCTGCATCAAGCTAAAGGATAAAGCTCACTATATCTACAAAGTGTTGAAGAATTGTGATCACAATGGTTTTCCGGTGGTGGACAATGTTCCAGAC GTTCGTCGCTCGGAGGGTCGAGTTTGTGGCATTATCCTAAGGTCACAGCTAATTGTTATTCTATTAAAGTCTCTGTATGtggaaaacaaacaattctGGCTGCCTGAAACAACTATACAAACGTTTAGAGACGTTTATCCAAGATATCCTTCAATTAAG AGCGTTCGAAAACTGGGTAGAAAGGAGAACTACACGGTGGACTTGTCAATGTTTATGAATCCATCGCCAGTTCGCGTTAATCCC CACGATTCGGTACCAAGAATCTTCCAGATTTTCCGAGCTCTGGGCCTGCGACACCTGCTGGTCATCAACAATGAGAATCGGGTGGCTGGCATCATCACCAGGAGGGACTTCATATACAAGTGA
- the stil gene encoding protein stand still isoform X2 has product MDGSPDGSEIGKVEINGGTEKRQHVPYILNGELYRIENQVGDNVTVKCCYCPPDRIYRGSVRSTGNFHMHIKRRHSSLLGKLHEMKVAALEERRDRIMKNRRFGKPRKKSPPCQSSGDSPSDIVEGNNAGGAPTGGSNDSTSDTSGKANTSSIYLLQNVETVTTTSPSTPHVGILGRVKPEKSNSSGLLGNQPEAIDLSRAQSHQNGEVATSSLSFTPGGTSLEYPRSQAVAQSLSFTHFVENSHRDVLQRLDRTMTEISQELRSRNRIEQNRLLLEAAKFKYLNPNFKFEPTL; this is encoded by the exons ATGGACGGGTCTCCGGACGGATCAGAAATTGGTAAGGTGGAAATTAATGGAGGTACCGAAAAGCGTCAGCACGTTCCGTACATCCTAAATGGGGAACTGTATCGGATTGAGAATCAGGTTGGCGATAATGTCACCGTGAAGTGCTGCTACTGTCCGCCGGATCGGATTTATCGCGGCAGCGTGCGTTCCACCGGAAACTTTCATATGCACATCAAG CGTCGTCATAGTTCGTTACTTGGAAAATTGCATGAAATGAAGGTGGCCGCTTTGGAGGAGCGCCGTGATCGTATCATGAAGAATCGACGCTTTGGTAAGCCTCGAAAGAAGTCGCCTCCATGCCAGTCGTCCGGGGACAGCCCGTCGGATATAGTGGAGGGCAACAATGCAGGAGGTGCTCCAACAGGCGGG TCCAACGATTCAACTTCTGATACCAGCGGCAAGGCCAATACTTCCAGTATTTATTTGCTTCAGAAT GTTGAAACCGTGACTACAACTTCGCCGTCTACTCCCCATGTTGGGATCTTGGGTCGCGTTAAGCCCGAGAAATCGAATAGTTCTGGATTACTGGGCAACCAACCGGAGGCTATTGACTTGAGCCGGGCTCAATCGCACCAGAACGGAGAAGTGGCCACCAGCTCGTTGAGCTTCACCCCAGGAGGGACTTCTTTGGAGTATCCGCGTTCGCAGGCCGTCGCCCAGTCGCTGTCCTTCACCCACTTTGTGGAAAACTCGCATCGTGATGTTCTGCAGCGTCTGGACCGTACCATGACCGAGATAAGCCAAGAGCTGCGCAGCCGTAACCGCATCGAGCAAAATCGCCTGTTGTTGGAGGCGGCCAAGTTCAAGTATCTGAACCCCAACTTTAAATTTGAACCAACACTTTAA
- the stil gene encoding protein stand still isoform X1, whose translation MDGSPDGSEIGKVEINGGTEKRQHVPYILNGELYRIENQVGDNVTVKCCYCPPDRIYRGSVRSTGNFHMHIKRRHSSLLGKLHEMKVAALEERRDRIMKNRRFGKPRKKSPPCQSSGDSPSDIVEGNNAGGAPTGGVSEETRELKIKTVFQRHKQEQEGAAIRSSNDSTSDTSGKANTSSIYLLQNVETVTTTSPSTPHVGILGRVKPEKSNSSGLLGNQPEAIDLSRAQSHQNGEVATSSLSFTPGGTSLEYPRSQAVAQSLSFTHFVENSHRDVLQRLDRTMTEISQELRSRNRIEQNRLLLEAAKFKYLNPNFKFEPTL comes from the exons ATGGACGGGTCTCCGGACGGATCAGAAATTGGTAAGGTGGAAATTAATGGAGGTACCGAAAAGCGTCAGCACGTTCCGTACATCCTAAATGGGGAACTGTATCGGATTGAGAATCAGGTTGGCGATAATGTCACCGTGAAGTGCTGCTACTGTCCGCCGGATCGGATTTATCGCGGCAGCGTGCGTTCCACCGGAAACTTTCATATGCACATCAAG CGTCGTCATAGTTCGTTACTTGGAAAATTGCATGAAATGAAGGTGGCCGCTTTGGAGGAGCGCCGTGATCGTATCATGAAGAATCGACGCTTTGGTAAGCCTCGAAAGAAGTCGCCTCCATGCCAGTCGTCCGGGGACAGCCCGTCGGATATAGTGGAGGGCAACAATGCAGGAGGTGCTCCAACAGGCGGGGTGAGTGAGGAAACCCGTGAGCTGAAAATCAAAACGGTGTTCCAGCGACACAAGCAAGAGCAGGAGGGAGCGGCCATAAGATCG TCCAACGATTCAACTTCTGATACCAGCGGCAAGGCCAATACTTCCAGTATTTATTTGCTTCAGAAT GTTGAAACCGTGACTACAACTTCGCCGTCTACTCCCCATGTTGGGATCTTGGGTCGCGTTAAGCCCGAGAAATCGAATAGTTCTGGATTACTGGGCAACCAACCGGAGGCTATTGACTTGAGCCGGGCTCAATCGCACCAGAACGGAGAAGTGGCCACCAGCTCGTTGAGCTTCACCCCAGGAGGGACTTCTTTGGAGTATCCGCGTTCGCAGGCCGTCGCCCAGTCGCTGTCCTTCACCCACTTTGTGGAAAACTCGCATCGTGATGTTCTGCAGCGTCTGGACCGTACCATGACCGAGATAAGCCAAGAGCTGCGCAGCCGTAACCGCATCGAGCAAAATCGCCTGTTGTTGGAGGCGGCCAAGTTCAAGTATCTGAACCCCAACTTTAAATTTGAACCAACACTTTAA
- the Ak6 gene encoding adenylate kinase isoenzyme 6 homolog, whose protein sequence is MAERSEDAKPNILITGTPGAGKSYLCERLAAQLKFDWLDCSKIAKDNNFVEEYDDEYDCPILDEDKLMDHLEPIMAKGGNIVEYHGCDFFPERWFQAVFVVTCPNTTLYDRLKERNYNEKKLTSNIECEIFGTILEEARDSYKDDKVFVLRGETRQDADKSLKTVKNWYRTWKRK, encoded by the exons ATGGCAGAGCGCTCAGAGGATGCCAagccaaatattttaataacag GAACTCCAGGAGCTGGTAAATCATATTTGTGTGAACGCCTTGCTGCTCAACTTAAATTCGATTGGCTGGACTGCTcgaaaattgccaaagataataattttgttgagGAGTATGACGACGAATACGACTGTCCAATTTTGGACGAAGATAAG CTAATGGATCACCTGGAACCCATAATGGCCAAAGGCGGCAACATTGTGGAATATCATGGCTGTGATTTCTTTCCCGAACGCTGGTTCCAAGCCGTTTTCGTGGTTACCTGCCCCAACACCACGCTGTACGATCGCCTGAAAGAACGAAACTACAACGAGAAGAAACTCACATCGAATATCGAGTGCGAAATCTTTGGAACTATCCTGGAGGAGGCCAGAGACTCCTACAAAGATGACAAAGTCTTTGTTCTTCGCGGCGAAACGAGGCAAGACGCCGATAAAAGTCTCAAGACTGTGAAGAACTGGTACAGGACGTGGAAGAGGAAGTGA
- the Cyp301a1 gene encoding probable cytochrome P450 301a1, mitochondrial, producing the protein MNKLPLRAWRSTTSEPSLRRCVSKIHGGSSPTSLLPHEKRRLDTRESSTGVAACPHLADQEEAANASRIHATSEWQNALPYNQIPGPKPIPILGNTWRLMPIIGQYTISDVANISSLLHERYGRIVRFGGLIGRPDLLFIYDADEIEKCYRSEGPTPFRPSMPSLVKYKSVVRKDFFGELGGVVGVHGEPWRQFRSRVQKPVLQLSTIRRYLQPLEIITDDFLLRCESLLDENEELPEDFDNEIHKWSLECIGRVALDTRLGCLESNLKPDSEPQQIIDAAKYALRNVATLELKAPYWRYFPTPLWTRYVKNMNFFVGVCMKYIQSATERLKTQDPSQRAGEPSLVEKVIMSEKDEKIATIMALDLILVGIDTISMAVCSMLYQLATRPVEQQKVHEELKRLLPDPNTPLTIPLLDQMHHLKAFIKEVFRMYSTVIGNGRTLQEDSVICGYQVPKGVQAVFPTIVTGNMGEYVTDAATFRPERWLKPQHGGVAGKLHPFASLPYGYGARMCLGRRFADLEMQILLAKLLRNYKLEYNHKPLDYAVTFMYAPDGPLRFKMTRL; encoded by the exons CCCACCAGCTTGTTGCCACACGAAAAGCGACGCTTGGATACCCGCGAAAGCTCCACGGGCGTAGCCGCCTGCCCGCATTTGGCCGACCAGGAGGAGGCAGCCAATGCCTCCAGGATTCATGCCACATCGGAGTGGCAGAATGCACTGCCCTACAATCAGATACCAGGACCCAAACCCATACCCATTTTGGGCAACACCTGGAG ACTGATGCCAATAATTGGTCAATATACCATATCGGATGTGGCAAACATATCGTCGCTACTTCATGAGCGATATGGGAGGATCGTGAGATTTGGAGGTCTAATAGGTCGCCCTGATCTCTTGTTCATCTACGATGCCGATGAAATTGAAAAG TGCTACCGCAGCGAGGGGCCCACCCCCTTCCGGCCCTCGATGCCCAGTCTGGTCAAGTACAAGAGTGTGGTGCGCAAGGATTTCTTTGGGGAACTCGGCGGAGTTGTGGGCGT CCATGGTGAACCCTGGCGTCAGTTCCGGTCGCGTGTCCAAAAGCCGGTACTGCAATTATCCACAATCCGGCGGTATTTGCAGCCACTGGAGATAATCACCGATGATTTCCTACTGCGCTGTGAGAGTCTGTTGGATGAAAATGAAGAGCTGCCAGAGGATTTCGACAACGAGATTCACAAATGGTCCTTGGAAT GCATTGGCCGTGTGGCCTTGGACACGCGTTTGGGCTGCCTGGAGTCCAACCTCAAGCCGGATTCAGAGCCACAGCAAATCATCGATGCTGCCAAGTATGCGCTCCGCAATGTGGCCACCTTGGAGCTAAAGGCTCCCTATTGGCGTTACTTCCCGACTCCTCTGTGGACTCGCTATGTCAAGAACATGAACTTCTTTGTTGG CGTTTGCATGAAGTACATACAAAGTGCCACCGAGAGACTAAAGACCCAAGATCCCAGCCAGCGTGCTGGTGAACCTTCGCTTGTCGAAAAGGTCATCATGTCGGAGAAGGACGAGAAAATAGCCACCATAATGGCTTTGGATTTGATTCTAGTCGGCATAGATACA ATATCCATGGCTGTCTGTTCCATGCTCTACCAACTAGCCACCCGACCAGTGGAACAGCAAAAGGTACACGAAGAGTTGAAGCGATTGCTACCGGATCCCAACACGCCTCTGACCATTCCACTGCTGGATCAGATGCACCACCTGAAGGCCTTCATTAAGGAGGTATTCCGTATGTACAGCACTGTTATTGGAAACGGACGCACTCTGCAGGAGGACAGCGTGATTTGTGGCTATCAAGTACCCAAGGGCGTGCAGGCTGTCTTTCCCACCATCGTCACTGGCAACATGGGGGAGTATGTAACGGATGCGGCTACTTTCCGGCCGGAAAGATGGCTGAAACCCCAACACGGTGGTGTGGCTGGAAAACTGCATCCGTTTGCTTCGCTGCCGTACGGATATGGAGCACGAATGTGTCTGGGGCGACGTTTCGCCGACCTTGAGATGCAGATACTACTGGCCAAGCTACTGCGCAACTACAAGCTCGAGTACAACCACAAACCGTTGGACTATGCTGTTACCTTCATGTATGCGCCAGATGGCCCGCTGCGTTTCAAGATGACTAGGCTTTAA